The following proteins are co-located in the Phragmites australis chromosome 10, lpPhrAust1.1, whole genome shotgun sequence genome:
- the LOC133930994 gene encoding uncharacterized protein LOC133930994, protein MVLIVKRGKVSDFTVNWRKTDSGSSSERQNGFFLLKKRKAQSNRHRQQKPIPLANFAQGIQQPLTQQPKPHAGDHSPLMAGDPPTPAARAAEANTEASRLLALAESELSAGRLRAARKHARRAALLDPASPRAALILTAASVLLADASSHHAVILLPSSSPLSASALRRHFKSLAKSLRVHPDDAVSSPAVARAAEEALGRAASAYEALTAPAPVPATFWTACAGCRLLHEFERKYVGFRLICPSCRRSFLATEVPPPPEMESPAPAPPPAKKPKTEKPEMTLAEMQLLLAKRRGAKDHKAPKSSSRSEAEEEDDDEVAEEENNRFELMAVEDSDFYNFDANRGERCVKKGQVWALYGDDDGMPRHYALVDGVLRGSQFRAQIRWLDGVEGKPCGQFKVGRLETLHSVNVFSHLVACERAARELYRVYPRKGSVWALHGSKEGNAGRRKYNIAVFLSGYSELYGASFGYLEKVEGFRSIFTRRDIGSHAVHTLQKGDLGALSHQIPVRKVSKGEGSTLPPGDCWELDPASLPAELLRVEPRK, encoded by the coding sequence ATGGTTTTGATTGTTAAGAGAGGTAAAGTATCTGATTTTACGGTTAATTGGAGAAAAACAGATTCGGGCAGTAGTTCAGAGAGACAAAATggatttttccttttaaaaaagagaaaggCCCAATCGAACAGGCACAGGCAGCAGAAGCCCATTCCTCTTGCAAACTTTGCCCAGGGGATCCAGCAGCCTCTCACTCAACAACCCAAACCCCACGCCGGCGACCACTCCCCACTCATGGCCGGCGACCCTCCAACCCCAGCCGCCCGTGCGGCGGAGGCGAACACCGAGGCGTCCCGCCTCCTGGCACTGGCAGAGTCCGAGCTCTCCGCGGGCCGCCTTCGTGCGGCGCGGAAGCacgcccgccgcgccgccctcCTCGACCCGGCCTCCCCGCGCGCCGCCCTCATCctcaccgccgcctccgtccTCCTCGCCGACGCTTCCTCCCACCACGCAGTTATCCTGCTGCCCTCGTCCTCGCCGCTCTCCGCCTCCGCTCTCCGCCGCCACTTCAAGTCCCTCGCCAAATCCCTCCGCGTCCACCCCGACGACGCCGTCTCCTCGCCCGCcgtcgcccgagccgccgaGGAAGCGCTAGgccgcgccgcctccgcctaCGAGGCGCTCACGGCGCCCGCCCCAGTCCCGGCCACCTTCTGGACGGCCTGCGCCGGCTGCCGCCTCCTCCACGAGTTCGAGCGCAAGTATGTGGGGTTCCGTCTCATCTGCCCGTCCTGCCGCCGGAGCTTCCTCGCCACCGAGGTGCCGCCTCCTCCGGAGATGGAATCCCCTgcacctgcgccgccgccggccaagAAGCCCAAGACCGAGAAGCCGGAGATGACGCTCGCCGAGATGCAGCTCCTGCTCGCTAAGAGAAGAGGAGCGAAGGACCACAAGGCTCCCAAGAGCTCATCCAGAAGCGAGGCGGAGGAAGAGGACGACGATGAGGTCGCGGAGGAGGAGAACAACCGTTTTGAGCTGATGGCCGTTGAGGACTCTGACTTCTACAATTTCGACGCCAACCGCGGTGAGAGGTGCGTCAAGAAAGGTCAGGTGTGGGCATTGtacggcgacgacgacggcatGCCACGACACTATGCATTGGTGGATGGGGTGCTTCGAGGCAGCCAATTCCGCGCACAGATACGGTGGCTGGATGGGGTGGAGGGGAAGCCATGTGGGCAGTTCAAGGTTGGGAGATTGGAGACTCTGCATTCAGTGAACGTCTTCTCCCACCTGGTCGCCTGTGAGAGGGCAGCGAGGGAGCTCTACCGGGTTTACCCTAGGAAGGGCTCGGTCTGGGCGCTCCATGGCAGTAAGGAGGGCAATGCAGGGAGGAGAAAGTACAATATTGCGGTGTTCCTCAGTGGTTACAGTGAGCTGTATGGTGCCAGCTTCGGCTACCTAGAGAAGGTGGAAGGTTTCAGGAGCATCTTCACACGCCGGGACATTGGTAGCCATGCTGTCCACACCCTGCAGAAGGGTGATCTTGGGGCACTTTCGCATCAGATACCGGTGAGGAAAGTGTCCAAGGGTGAAGGTTCAACGCTGCCTCCCGGGGATTGCTGGGAGCTTGATCCTGCATCCTTGCCTGCCGAGTTGCTGCGTGTCGAACCACGGAAATGA
- the LOC133930995 gene encoding dolichyl-diphosphooligosaccharide--protein glycosyltransferase subunit DAD1-like has translation MPKATSDARLLIQSLSRAYAATPTNLKIIDLYVVFAVATALIQVAYMGIVGSFPFNSFLSGVLSCIGTAVLAVCLRIQVNKDNKEFKDLPPERAFADFVMCNLVLHLVIMNFLG, from the exons ATGCCGAAGGCCACGAGTGATGCAAGGCTTCTGATCCAGTCCCTCAGCAGGGCTTATGCTGCCACACCAACAAATCTTAAG ATTATTGACCTGTATGTGGTTTTCGCTGTTGCGACTGCCCTAATTCAG GTTGCTTACATGGGAATAGTGGGGTCATTTCCCTTCAACTCTTTCCTCTCAGGTGTCCTTTCATGCATAGGAACTGCAGTACTTGCTG TTTGCCTCCGTATTCAAGTCAACAAAGACAACAAGGAATTTAAG GATCTTCCCCCAGAAAGGGCTTTTGCTGATTTTGTTATGTGCAATCTGGTGCTCCACCTGGTGATCATGAACTTCCTTGGATAA
- the LOC133930998 gene encoding dolichyl-diphosphooligosaccharide--protein glycosyltransferase subunit DAD1: MPKTTSDARLLIQSLSRAYAATPTNLKIIDLYVVFAVATALIQVAYMGLVGSFPFNSFLSGVLSCIGTAVLAVCLRIQVNKDNKEFKDLPPERAFADFVLCNLVLHLVIMNFLG; the protein is encoded by the exons ATGCCGAAGACCACAAGCGATGCAAGGCTTCTGATCCAGTCCCTGAGCAGGGCTTATGCTGCCACACCAACGAACCTTAAG ATTATTGACCTGTATGTGGTTTTCGCTGTTGCTACTGCTCTTATTCAG GTTGCTTACATGGGACTTGTAGGGTCATTCCCCTTCAACTCCTTCCTCTCAGGTGTCCTTTCATGCATAGGAACTGCAGTACTTGCTG TTTGCCTCCGCATTCAAGTCAACAAAGATAACAAGGAGTTCAAG GATCTTCCCCCGGAAAGGGCTTTTGCAGATTTTGTTCTGTGCAATCTGGTGCTCCACCTGGTGATCATGAACTTCCTTGGATAA
- the LOC133930996 gene encoding cellulose synthase-like protein D2 has product MASNGAGLRHSNSSRLSRMSYSGEDGRAQSPGAGGDRPMVTFARRTHSGRYVSYSRDSRDDLDSEVGNNGDLSPDHQEFLSYHVHIPATPDNQPMDPAISARVEEQYVSNSLFTGGFNSVTRAHLMDKVIESEASHPQMAGAKGSSCAINGCDSKVMSDERGEDILPCECDFKICDDCFGDAVKNGGGVCPGCKEPYKNTELEEVRGAGAMPTLSLPPPPGSGAAASRMERRLSIMRSQKAMTRSQTGDWDHNRWLFETKGTYGYGNAIWPKENEMESGGGGGLGGADGQPAEFTSKPWRPLTRKLPIPAGILSPYRLLILIRMVVLGLFLAWRIKHKNEDAMWLWGMSVVCELWFGFSWLLDQLPKLCPVNRATDLAVLKDKFETPMPSNPTGRSDLPGLDIFVSTADPEKEPPLVTANTILSILAADYPVEKLSCYVSDDGGALLTFEAMAEAASFANMWVPFCRKHNIEPRNPDSYFNLKKDPYKNKVRQDFVKDRRRVKREYDEFKVRINGLPDSIRRRSDAYHAREEIKAMKRQREVALDEAVEPVKIAKATWMADGTHWPGTWIQPSAEHTRGDHAGIIQVMLKPPSDDPLYGTTGEEDRPLDFTEVDIRLPMLVYVSREKRPGYDHNKKAGAMNALVRSSAVMSNGPFILNLDCDHYVYNSQAFREGMCFMMDRGGDRIGYVQFPQRFEGIDPSDRYANHNTVFFDVNMRALDGIMGPVYVGTGCLFRRVALYGFDPPRSKEHGGCCSCCFPQRRKIKASVAPPEETRALRMADFDEDEMNMSSFPKKFGNSSFLVNSIPVAEFQGRPLADHPGVKNGRPPGALTVPRDLLDASTVAEAISVISCWYEDKTEWGQRVGWIYGSVTEDVVTGYRMHNRGWKSVYCVTKRDAFRGTAPINLTDRLHQVLRWATGSVEIFFSRNNALLASRRMKFLQRIAYLNVGIYPFTSIFLIVYCFLPALSLFSGQFIVRQLNVTFLTYLLVITLTLCLLAVLEIKWSGISLEEWWRNEQFWLIGGTSAHLAAVLQGLLKVIAGIEISFTLTSKSGGDDVDDEFADMYIVKWTSLMIPPIVIMMVNLIAIAVGFSRTIYSEIPQWSKLLGGVFFSFWVLAHLYPFAKGLMGRRGRTPTIVFVWSGLLAITISLLWVAINPPSQNSQIGGSFTFP; this is encoded by the exons ATGGCCTCCAACGGCGCCGGCCTCCGCCACAGCAACAGCAGCCGCCTCTCGCGCATGTCCTACTCCGGCGAGGACGGCCGCGCTCAGTCCCctggcgccggcggcgaccgCCCGATGGTCACCTTCGCCCGCCGCACCCACTCCGGCCGCTACGTCAGTTACTCCCGCGACAGCCGCGACGACCTCGACAGCGAGGTCGGCAACAACGGCGACTTGTCGCCAGACCACCAGGAGTTCCTCAGCTACCATGTGCACATCCCGGCGACCCCGGACAACCAGCCCATGGACCCGGCCATTTCTGCGCGCGTCGAGGAGCAATACGTCTCCAACTCGCTCTTCACCGGCGGCTTCAACAGCGTCACGCGCGCGCACCTCATGGATAAGGTCATCGAGTCCGAGGCCAGCCACCCGCAGATGGCCGGCGCCAAGGGCTCCTCTTGTGCCATCAACGGCTGCGATAGCAAGGTCATGAGCGACGAGCGCGGCGAGGACATCCTGCCGTGCGAGTGCGATTTCAAGATCTGCGACGACTGCTTCGGCGACGCCGTCAAGAACGGCGGCGGTGTCTGCCCCGGATGCAAGGAGCCGTACAAGAACACGGAGCTGGAGGAGGTGCGCGGCGCCGGGGCGATGCCGACACTCTCGCTGCCTCCCCCGCCCGGGAGCGGTGCCGCCGCCTCGAGGATGGAGAGGCGGCTGTCGATAATGCGGTCGCAGAAGGCCATGACCAGGAGCCAGACCGGAGACTGGGATCACAACCGGTGGCTGTTTGAGACGAAGGGGACGTATGGGTATGGTAATGCCATCTGGCCCAAGGAGAATGAGATGGagagcggaggcggaggcgggctGGGTGGAGCCGACGGGCAGCCGGCAGAGTTCACCAGCAAGCCATGGAGGCCGCTCACTCGGAAGCTCCCGATCCCTGCTGGCATCCTTAGCCCATACAG GCTTCTCATTCTTATCCGCATGGTGGTCCTTGGTCTGTTCCTTGCATGGAGAATTAAGCACAAGAATGAGGATGCAATGTGGCTTTGGGGCATGTCTGTTGTTTGTGAACTCTGGTTTGGCTTTTCATGGCTACTCGATCAGTTGCCAAAGCTGTGCCCTGTGAACCGAGCAACCGATCTTGCTGTCCTCAAAGACAAGTTTGAGACCCCAATGCCGTCAAACCCTACTGGAAGATCTGATTTACCAGGGCTTGATATCTTTGTGTCCACTGCTGATCCAGAGAAAGAACCTCCATTGGTCACAGCAAACACTATTCTGTCCATCCTTGCTGCTGACTACCCTGTTGAGAAGCTTTCTTGCTATGTCTCTGATGATGGAGGTGCTCTCCTGACATTTGAAGCGATGGCTGAAGCTGCTAGCTTCGCTAACATGTGGGTTCCTTTCTGTCGCAAGCACAACATTGAGCCTCGCAATCCTGATAGCTACTTCAACCTGAAGAAGGATCCATACAAGAACAAGGTCCGTCAGGATTTTGTCAAGGACAGAAGGAGGGTGAAGAGGGAGTATGACGAGTTCAAGGTCAGGATCAATGGGCTGCCTGACTCGATACGCCGCCGCTCTGATGCGTACCATGCCAGGGAGGAAATCAAGGCCATGAAGAGGCAGCGAGAGGTTGCCCTTGATGAAGCAGTGGAGCCTGTTAAGATTGCTAAAGCTACCTGGATGGCTGATGGCACACATTGGCCTGGTACCTGGATTCAACCTTCCGCTGAGCATACCCGTGGTGACCATGCTGGCATAATTCAG GTGATGCTGAAGCCTCCTAGTGATGATCCCTTGTACGGCACCACTGGTGAAGAAGACAGACCTCTTGACTTCACTGAGGTCGACATCCGTCTGCCAATGTTGGTCTACGTGTCCCGAGAGAAGCGCCCTGGATATGACCACAACAAGAAGGCTGGCGCGATGAATGCGCTAGTCCGTTCATCTGCTGTCATGTCAAATGGCCCCTTCATCCTCAACCTTGACTGCGACCACTACGTTTACAACTCCCAAGCTTTCCGTGAAGGCATGTGCTTCATGATGGACCGTGGTGGTGACCGTATTGGCTATGTCCAATTCCCGCAGCGGTTTGAGGGCATTGATCCATCAGATCGCTATGCTAACCACAACACTGTCTTCTTTGATGTCAACATGCGCGCGCTGGATGGTATCATGGGACCAGTCTATGTCGGCACCGGCTGTCTTTTCCGCCGCGTTGCTCTATATGGATTTGACCCTCCACGCTCCAAGGAGCATGGcggctgctgcagctgctgcttccCCCAGAGACGCAAGATCAAAGCTTCAGTTGCCCCACCGGAAGAGACGCGGGCTCTGCGAATGGCAGACTTTGATGAGGATGAAATGAACATGTCATCATTCCCCAAGAAGTTTGGTAACTCGAGCTTCCTCGTCAATTCTATTCCAGTTGCTGAATTCCAAGGGCGCCCACTAGCTGATCACCCTGGTGTCAAGAATGGCCGCCCTCCGGGTGCTCTCACTGTCCCTCGCGACCTTCTTGATGCCTCCACAGTTGCTGAGGCCATCAGTGTCATCTCTTGCTGGTACGAAGACAAGACTGAGTGGGGTCAGCGTGTTGGTTGGATCTATGGTTCAGTCACAGAGGATGTGGTGACCGGGTACCGGATGCACAACCGTGGATGGAAGTCGGTGTACTGTGTCACCAAGCGCGATGCTTTCCGTGGCACTGCACCGATCAATCTTACTGACCGTCTCCACCAGGTGCTCCGGTGGGCTACTGGTTCAGTGGAAATCTTCTTCTCCCGCAACAATGCGCTGCTTGCAAGCCGAAGGATGAAGTTTCTTCAGAGGATTGCGTACCTGAACGTCGGCATCTACCCATTCACTTCCATCTTCCTCATTGTCTACTGCTTCCTGCCGGCGCTCTCCCTCTTCTCTGGACAGTTCATTGTGCGGCAACTCAATGTGACCTTCCTGACGTATCTACTGGTCATCACTCTAACGCTGTGCTTGCTTGCGGTGCTGGAGATCAAGTGGTCAGGGATCAGCTTGGAGGAGTGGTGGCGGAACGAGCAGTTCTGGCTTATCGGAGGAACGAGCGCCCACCTTGCTGCTGTGCTCCAGGGACTTCTCAAGGTGATCGCTGGCATTGAGATCTCATTCACACTGACATCCAAGTCCGGTGGAGACGACGTGGACGACGAGTTCGCCGACATGTACATCGTCAAGTGGACATCGCTCATGATCCCGCCGATCGTGATCATGATGGTGAACCTGATCGCCATCGCCGTCGGCTTCAGCAGGACGATATACAGCGAGATCCCCCAGTGGAGCAAGCTCCTTGGCGGCGTCTTCTTCAGCTTCTGGGTGCTGGCTCACCTGTACCCGTTCGCCAAGGGGCTCATGGGGCGGAGAGGACGGACGCCGACCATCGTCTTCGTCTGGTCCGGCCTCCTCGCCATCACCATCTCGCTGCTGTGGGTCGCCATCAACCCGCCGTCGCAGAACTCGCAGATCGGCGGATCCTTCACGTTCCCTTGA